The genomic interval TATGCACATTCCCTAATGTTAGGTTAAGTGTTTTTTTGTTGGGCTTTAGACATGAAACAGAAGAGATTGAGAATGTGAGATAAGTCAGAACGCTAATGTAAGGGCCACGAGGAAGAACCATAATTTTCCCTAATAAAACTAAGAATATGAGTAGGGTGAAGTTCCCCTGATCCTCCTCCCAAACTGTGTAGGCCTCAATATATCTCCCCCAATAAATGgtaatttattttctaataTTGACgttaatattataatttacaaaGTTGTCTTCTAAGACCAATCCATGCATTGCCTAATTTGCCTTACTGGCTTCATCATGGAGGTAGATGACAACCCTAGCTAGGTCCATGGTTTTGTAAGTACATACATGCAATACAACAATGCAGAAAGGTAACAAGGAGTAAAGCTGAGGCTATTTTCAACTTAGATTTATAGATGCCTTTAATTCTGGTTAAGAGTTGTGTCTTCAGAGTCATATCTATTGTTTAATCTTCCGTAATATAGTGAACTAAGGCCAGCTAGGTAGGCAAGTTTATGTTAAAAATGATTACACGCATACATATAACGATTTTGCAGACCACATAAGCAATTGGGATGGTTCATGTAATATATACCCCTCATGCCCTCCTGTATTTTTCTTATGCACTATATGCTAGGCCATAGGTATTTTTGTCTAGATCTACATATAAAATACATTTGTCAGATTTGATATACAATATGTACCTACAACTACTGAACAATTTGATTGGTGTTTCAGGGTTGGTATGGCCCATAAGATTAGTGTTGACGATGTTGAAGAGCGTGATCGTGATGGTGATCTCCGTTTTAGTGAGAAGTCTTACCAGAAAGTCTCAAATCCTGATTCTGAAGAAAGTGATTCGGAAGGACCGGAAGAGCTGGAAAACCAGGGAGAGGATGAAATGCTGCCTCCTGAGgataatgatatataattgACATAACATACCTTGGAGCAGGGAAGTGAAGTCACTGACTTTTGCAAAACAGGCTCACGTATTGGCGATTTTATGTCCTGATCTCAGTGATGATACCGATTGGTTTACATTTATTAAGGACAAGCATTTGGCCGGGTTATGTATTAAAGATTTTGACAACATCTTGTTTAACGACATTGATGAGGCTGAGAAGTTTTATTCTTATTACTCTTTCATGGTTGGCTTCAGTTGGAAGAGGTGGAGACTGGATACAAAGCTAGTTGATGGTGTCGAAACAATTGTGAGGAGGTCATGAGCGTGTTCCAAAGAGGGGACTTGCGTCCCTAAAAAAAGGAAGGTGTGGCTATTGTTGATGCAGAAGTTGCTGATTTTGATGAAAATGAGCTTGGTGTTGCGGAAGAGAATGAAAAAGGGAAGGGGCCCCATCTAGTTAAGGGtaagagaagaaagaagactGTTGGAAGGGAAAGAAAATACAGCAGGACTGGTTGTAAGGCTTTCCTTTCCATTAAGCCGCACAGGGATACGGGAAAGTTCAAAGTTTCTAGATTCTCGACAATTCATAACCATGAACTTGTAGACATTTTTGAGGGGCATTTCCTACGTTCTCACAGGAAAGTTACATTGCAGGACATTTTAGAGGTGAAAGCACTACATGAAGCTGATGTGAACACAAGTGATGCATTTAATTATCTAGCTCAACAATCCGGTGGTCGGGCATTTGTAGGTTTCATGCTAAAGGACTTGTACACTAAGTTGCACAATTACAAGCAATTGAATTCACAATATGGAGATGCGGAAGCAGCGATGAACTGGCTGCGAATAAGAGGAAGTGAGGAGGAAATTTTTTTCTGTAGGTATATCAGAGATTCAAAGAAGAGGCTAGCAAGATTGTTTTGGAGGGACAGCCACTCACTCATGGACTATGAGTTGTACGGTGATGTCTTAGTGATAGATGCCACTTATAAAACCAATGTGTATGTCATGCCCCTTGTGCTGTTTATTGGTGCAAACAATCATAGAGCTACTGTGGTATTTGCTTGCACTCTGATTTGTAATGAGAAGGAGGGCACGTACGATTGGGTGGTTAAAAATTTCCTTGAAGCCATGAACAACCAGAAGCCAAAATCAGTTGTGACTGATGGAGCAGATTCAATGCGTAAATCGCTTGATACGCACATGCCGCAGACAAAGCACAGACTTTGTGCGTGGCATATAGGCAGGAATGTTGGTCAAAATGTTAAGGATGAGAAGCTGCAGAAAGCGTTGGGGAAGATGATATACACTTCATATAGTAGAGATGAATGGGAGAGGGAGTGGGGGAAGATGGTAAGGGAACACAATGTCGAGGAAAACACCTGGATCCAGTCACTTCACAATAAGCGGAAGAAATGGGCAGAGGCATACTGCAGGTAATACATATATTGTTGTAGGTCTTCAGTTTACACCAGCGTGATCACAATTTACAGCGAACCCGACACACATTAATTAAGCTTGTTGCTAAATTATATTATAAAGTTGGTATACATGGATGTTAATGTCAGTATGTCAAATGTATGATATAGTGAAGTACTGAAGTAGTTGCTAAATTAATATCTTATGTCAAGGCAAAGATGATTATAATGAGTAAAATGATGCATTCTTACGAGATCTCGGTACATGAAACTCACATAATGAAATATCATGCTTCCCCGTGCCAGagaatgatatatatttgttaattATAGACAATTTGa from Argentina anserina chromosome 2, drPotAnse1.1, whole genome shotgun sequence carries:
- the LOC126783944 gene encoding protein FAR1-RELATED SEQUENCE 5-like — translated: MQYNNAERVGMAHKISVDDVEERDRDGDLRFSEKSYQKVSNPDSEEKVADFDENELGVAEENEKGKGPHLVKGKRRKKTVGRERKYSRTGCKAFLSIKPHRDTGKFKVSRFSTIHNHELVDIFEGHFLRSHRKVTLQDILEVKALHEADVNTSDAFNYLAQQSGGRAFVGFMLKDLYTKLHNYKQLNSQYGDAEAAMNWLRIRGSEEEIFFCRYIRDSKKRLARLFWRDSHSLMDYELYGDVLVIDATYKTNVYVMPLVLFIGANNHRATVVFACTLICNEKEGTYDWVVKNFLEAMNNQKPKSVVTDGADSMRKSLDTHMPQTKHRLCAWHIGRNVGQNVKDEKLQKALGKMIYTSYSRDEWEREWGKMVREHNVEENTWIQSLHNKRKKWAEAYCRGHWYAGICSTQRCEGMNCTIKLKVGKSTTLIEFVPRYQRGISRLRDRVLLDNFKSKNHSREYVSHLVCMEEFVFETFTEDIYLVIRNQMDFEKIFRVTSRIPDPFSDNLMIYVTQYDKADRCWAVQFIARNSEKSQDESYSCSCELFESDNIPCAHILCAMKNEGVFVYMKSLICERWKKSCGSRPLDKTSVQVQVIRFAPCRYLSLIAAAKRACYNFAQSAEGFKEGMVALAKLEEHSFEFRAKKKPRLIVEDNSNVVLDPIVARTNGKHCNAKNGLQPNGTKVKACGHCRVPGHNLRTCPELQSDDNGK